In the Drosophila takahashii strain IR98-3 E-12201 chromosome 3R, DtakHiC1v2, whole genome shotgun sequence genome, one interval contains:
- the LOC108064973 gene encoding gametogenetin-binding protein 2-like: MARLTKVYNTDDDDSGYVGRRNLPLVAGDKLMMLMDLNSKGLVIDSPLIRGRDLEEFSRKFKLLTEAERRQSLEIDSASFMAVLNQCVQCVGCRRRVERLFHQLTESGHRTLDPLELRPSATLSIVEEKLKTPQALGTLLYRHHEVLNNLLDNKLRNKTRCVLHSLDAFRAKPFSETWREVWSAMKSNCRNELTIIETKELHDVLENYLKKHKFCSGCRTKIERAYKILIGEISAKEKGYAAQLYAHIRKCVPDQHIHVSTNKIEFLDALIKRAEPEVNGSYSKLRERHAKTLEIAQEEVLTCVGMIMYERLRRIYVSLREEERACQVLAAVGVHALCRSFDTFVEQKQGISNLELLYQEISRAERAKQIKREQKKLKKKKKKDEKKNLLHRQCEDTEANESDEEEEEELEKDELEQEQAEEETQEHSVELSDPGADDGIVIEAPHPEPEPEPTSKPTKSKPKKQAKKKKQKPAASQKAGNRKQMQPSASVQPLDDDHDHLDVASCISSSVAKTDGGEKCEECLAPMPNCPCEQDVRDSGYGSDPTSHADSRTSSVVSSPEGSEVSCSDGLCNHDGHDEDSDGLTARNSYVSDLLFYGHQSQLDHKFSLLQMWDDFDEYDDKDEESYYIPQEVVLAFKCHREQVQRQREQLRATLRANFERLCLQRGVQTQVQKSKRATSALAGH; the protein is encoded by the exons ATGGCGAGACTCACAAAGGTCTACAATACGGACGACGACGACTCCGGTTACGTTGGCCGCAGGAATTTGCCCCTGGTGGCTGGAGATAAGTTAATG ATGCTCATGGACCTGAACAGCAAAGGACTGGTCATCGACAGCCCTTTGATCCGCGGACGTGACCTGGAGGAGTTCTCTCGCAAATTCAAATTGCTCACAGAGGCCGAGCGGCGGCAGTCGCTGGAGATCGACAGCGCTAGCTTTATGGCGGTCCTCAACCAGTGCGTCCAGTGCGTCGGCTGCCGGAGACGCGTGGAGCGGCTGTTTCACCAATTAACCGAGTCGGGACATCGAACGCTCGATCCTCTGGAGCTACGCCCCTCAGCCACCTTGAGCATAGTCGAGGAGAAGCTTAAAACTCCGCAGGCACTGGGCACACTGCTCTACCGACACCACGAGGTCCTCAACAACCTGTTGGACAACAAACTGCGGAACAAGACGCGCTGCGTCCTCCACTCGCTGGACGCCTTTCGCGCCAAACCCTTCTCGGAGACGTGGCGCGAGGTGTGGTCCGCCATGAAGAGTAACTGCCGCAACGAGTTGACCATCATCGAGACCAAGGAACTCCACGACGTGCTCGAGAACTACCTGAAGAAGCACAAGTTCTGCTCTGGCTGCCGAACAAAG ATTGAGCGCGCCTACAAAATACTCATTGGCGAGATTTCGGCCAAGGAGAAGGGTTATGCGGCCCAGCTGTACGCCCATATTCGGAAGTGCGTGCCCGACCAGCACATCCACGTGAGCACCAACAAGATTGAGTTCCTGGACGCACTGATCAAGCGCGCTGAGCCGGAGGTCAACGGCAGCTACTCGAAACTGCGCGAGCGCCACGCCAAAACGCTGGAGATCGCCCAGGAAGAGGTGCTGACCTGTGTGGGTATGATTATGTACGAACGGCTGCGTCGCATCTACGTTAGTCTGCGGGAGGAGGAGCGCGCCTGCCAGGTGCTGGCCGCTGTGGGCGTCCACGCTCTCTGCCGCAGCTTCGACACGTTCGTGGAGCAGAAGCAGGGGATCAGCAACCTGGAGCTGCTCTACCAGGAGATCAGCCGGGCGGAGCGGGCCAAGCAGATAAAGCGCGAGCAGAAGAAgctcaagaagaagaagaagaaggacgAGAAGAAGAACCTGCTGCACCGACAGTGCGAGGATACTGAGGCCAACGAGTCCgacgaggaagaggaggaggagttggagaaggacgagctagaGCAGGAGCAGGCGGAGGAAGAGACTCAGGAGCACAGTGTGGAGCTAAGCGATCCAGGTGCGGACGATGGCATTGTCATAGAGGCACCTCATCCGGAGCCCGAACCCGAGCCCACGTCCAAGCCAACGAAATCGAAACCGAAGAAGCAAGCgaagaaaaagaagcagaAGCCAGCTGCCTCCCAAAAGGCCGGTAACCGGAAACAGATGCAGCCCTCTGCTAGCGTCCAACCACTGGACGACGATCACGATCACCTGGACGTGGCCAGCTGCATCTCGTCGAGCGTCGCCAAGACGGACGGCGGCGAAAAGTGCGAGGAGTGCCTGGCCCCAATGCCCAACTGCCCGTGTGAGCAGGATGTGCGCGATTCTGGTTACGGTAGCGATCCCACTTCGCACGCCGACTCGCGGACTTCCAGCGTGGTTTCGTCGCCAGAGGGTTCGGAAGTGTCCTGCTCGGACGGGCTGTGTAATCACGATGGCCACGACGAGGACTCTGACGGCCTGACGGCCCGAAACAGCTACGTCTCTGACCTGTTGTTTTATGGCCATCAGTCGCAGTTGGATCACAAGTTTTCATTGTTGCAGATGTGG GACGACTTTGACGAATACGACGACAAAGACGAGGAAAGCTATTACATTCCACAGGAGGTGGTGCTGGCCTTTAAGTGTCACCGGGAGCAGGTGCAGCGCCAGCGGGAGCAGCTCCGCGCCACGCTGCGCGCTAACTTCGAGCGCCTGTGCCTGCAGCGCGGCGTACAGACGCAGGTGCAGAAATCGAAGCGGGCGACTTCTGCCCTGGCTGGCCATTAA
- the MED27 gene encoding mediator of RNA polymerase II transcription subunit 27 encodes MDKLNLTLTAIKNLRSSVRQCFEHLADGTDGEGGEESRNKFVHDFQERFGAINSQLREVEQLINALQVPPTPYSLGNTAYLAQETSQERQALYPQLVNSYKWVDKVHDHSFLAFNNLNQNTLRRSYNYCSQKRQRLPFSSFNNDPDHIDKLLSEINTPPHTSYRIFRPFGTNAVAIVTISNVMKAAIVFKGVLIEWVTVKGFDEPLEHDDLWAESRYEVFRKVQEHAHSAMLHFFSPTLPDLAVKSYVTWLNSHIKLFLEPCKRCGKFVVHGLPPTWRDLRTLEPFHEECRNC; translated from the exons ATGGACAAGCTAAATTTGACTCTGACTGCCATTAAGAACCTGCGGTCCAGTGTGAGGCAGTGTTTTGAGCACCTGGCCGACGGAACCGATGGCGAAGGCGGCGAGGAGAGCCGAAATAAGTTTGTGCACGACTTCCAAGAAAGATTCGGAGCCATCAACTCGCAATTGcg CGAAGTGGAGCAGCTGATAAATGCATTGCAGGTACCGCCCACGCCCTATTCTCTGGGAAATACGGCTTACCTGGCGCAGGAGACTTCCCAGGAGCGACAGGCTCTTTACCCACAACTGGTAAACAGCTACAAGTGGGTCGACAAGGTGCACGACCACAGCTTTCTGGCCTTCAACAATCTCAACCAAAACACGCTGAGACGCTCCTACAACTACTGCTCTCAAAAGCGCCAGCGCCTACCCTTCTCGTCCTTCAACAATGATCCGGA CCACATAGACAAGCTGCTGAGTGAGATCAACACCCCACCGCATACATCGTACCGGATTTTTCGACCCTTCGGCACGAACGCAGTCGCCATCGTTACGATCAGCAATGTGATGAAGGCGGCTATAGTTTTCAAAGGAGTGCTTATAGAGTGGGTGACTGTGAAGGGCTTCGACGAGCCTCTGGAGCACGACGACCTGTGGGCAGAGTCGCGTTACGAGGTGTTCCGCAAGGTGCAGGAGCATGCCCACTCCGCCATGCTGCACTTCTTCTCGCCGACTCTCCCCGATTTGGCGGTAAAGAGCTACGTAACATGGCTGAATAGCCACATAAAGCTGTTCCTGGAGCCCTGCAAGCGTTGCGGAAAATTCGTGGTTCATGGATTGCCTCCCACTTGGCGGGACTTGCGCACCCTCGAACCCTTCCACGAGGAGTGTCGCAActgctga
- the elm gene encoding calcineurin B homologous protein 1 → MGNKSSLFLRNEEIAQIQEETGFTPNQIERLYSRFTSLDRNDCGTLSREDLMRIPELAINPLCERIVHSFFAESNDDRVNFRQFMNVLAHFRPLRDNKQSKLNSREEKLKFAFKMYDLDDDGVISRDELLSILHMMVGANISQDQLASIAERTILEADLCCQGKISFEDFCKALDRTDVDQKMSIRFLN, encoded by the exons ATGGGCAATAAATCGTCGCTTTTCCTGCGGAACGAGGAGATCGCGCAAATCCAGGAGGAGACTGGCT TCACCCCCAATCAAATTGAGCGACTGTACTCGCGCTTCACCTCGCTGGATCGCAACGATTGCGGAACTTTGTCCCGGGAGGATCTGATGCGTATACCGGAGCTCGCCATCAACCCGCTGTGCGAGAGAATAGTGCATTCCTTCTTTGCCGAGAGCAACGACGACCGGGTGAACTTCCGGCAGTTCATGAACGTCCTGGCCCACTTCCGTCCGCTGAGGGATAACAAGCAGAGCAAGCTGAACAGCCGCGAGGAGAAGCTGAAGTTCGCGTTCAAAATGTACGATCTGGACGACGATGGCGTGATCAGCCGGGACGAGTTGCTGTCCATCCTGCACATGATGGTGGGCGCGAACATCAGCCAGGACCAGCTGGCGAGCATTGCGGAACGCACGATCCTGGAAGCGGATCTGTGCTGCCAGGGCAAGATCTCGTTCGAGGACTTCTGCAAGGCTTTGGACCGCACCGACGTGGACCAAAAGATGTCCATACGGTTTCTCAACTAG
- the Sec23 gene encoding protein transport protein Sec23A isoform X2 encodes MTTYEEFIQQNEDRDGVRLTWNVWPSSRIEASRLVVPLACLYQPLKERPDLPPIQYEPVLCTRSNCRAILNPLCQVDYRAKLWVCNFCFQRNPFPPQYAAISEQHQPAELIPGFSTIEYTITRAPTMPPVFIFLVDTCMDEEELDALKDSLQMSLSLLPPNALVGLITFGKMIQVHELGAEGCSKSYVFRGTKDLTAKQVQDMLGIGRGAAPGPQQQLPGQPAGAAAPVPPAHRFLQPIGQCDAALGDLLSELQRDPWPVPQGKRYLRSTGAALSIAVGLLECTYPNTGGRIMTFVGGPCSQGPGQVVDDELKHPIRSHHDIHKDNVRFMKKAIKHFDALALRAATNGHSVDIYSCALDQTGLLEMKQLCNSTGGHMVMGDSFNSSLFKQTFQRVFARDGRNDLKMAFNATLEVKCSRELKISGGIGSCVSLNVKSPSVSDVEIGMGNTVQWKLCTLNPSSTVAYFFEVVNQHAAPIPQGGRGCIQFITQYQHPSGQRRIRVTTLARNWADATSNVHHISAGFDQEAAAVLMARMVVYRAETDEGPDILRWVDRQLIRLCQKFGEYSKDDPNSFRLSQNFSLFPQFMYHLRRSQFLQVFNNSPDETTFYRHMLMREDLTQSLIMIQPILYSYSFNGPPEPVLLDTASIQADRILLMDTFFQILIYHGETIAQWRALKYQDMPEYENFKQLLQAPVDDAQEILQTRFPMPRYIDTEHGGSQARFLLSKVNPSQTHNNMYAYGQDGGAPVLTDDVSLQLFMEHLKKLAVSTTT; translated from the exons ATGACCACCTACGAGGAGTTCATCCAGCAGAACGAGGACCGCGACGGGGTGCGTCTGACGTGGAATGTGTGGCCCTCGAGTCGCATCGAAGCCAGTCGACTGGTCGTGCCCCTCGCCTGTCTCTACCAGCCGCTGAAGGAGCGCCCCGACCTGCCGCCCATCCAGTATGAGCCGGTCCTCTGCACCCGCAGCAATTGTAGGGCCATCCTGAATCCCCTGTGCCAGGTTGACTACCGGGCCAAGTTGTGGGTCTGCAACTTCTGCTTCCAGCGCAATCCG TTCCCCCCCCAATATGCGGCCATTTCCGAGCAGCACCAGCCGGCGGAGCTGATTCCGGGATTCAGTACCATTGAGTACACCATTACCCGGGCTCCCACCATGCCGCCCGTCTTCATTTTCCTGGTGGACACCTGCAtggacgaggaggagctggacgCCCTGAAGGACTCGCTGCAAATGTCGCTGAGCTTGCTGCCGCCCAACGCTCTCGTGGGCCTGATAACGTTCGGCAAGATGATTCAGGTGCACGAGCTGGGCGCCGAGGGCTGCTCCAAGAGCTATGTGTTCCGCGGCACCAAGGACCTGACCGCCAAGCAGGTCCAGGACATGCTCGGAATCGGGCGCGGTGCGGCTCCGGgaccgcagcagcagctgcctgGGCAGCCGGCTGGAGCTGCGGCCCCCGTGCCGCCCGCCCATCGCTTCCTGCAGCCGATCGGCCAGTGCGACGCGGCTCTGGGCGATCTGCTCAGCGAGCTGCAGCGCGACCCTTGGCCGGTGCCGCAGGGCAAGCGCTACCTGCGCTCCACGGGCGCCGCCCTGTCGATTGCGGTGGGTCTGCTGGAGTGCACCTACCCGAACACGGGAGGTCGCATCATGACATTCGTGGGTGGCCCTTGCTCCCAGGGCCCCGGCCAGGTGGTTGACGACGAGCTGAAGCACCCGATCCGTTCGCACCACGACATCCACAAGGACAACGTGCGGTTCATGAAGAAGGCCATCAAGCACTTCGATGCCTTGGCCCTGAGGGCGGCCACCAATGGACATAGCGTCGACATATACTCGTGTGCCCTGGATCAAACCGGCCTTCTGGAGATGAAGCAGCTGTGCAACTCCACTGGCGGCCACATGGTGATGGGAGACTCCTTCAACTCGTCGCTCTTCAAGCAGACATTCCAACGCGTGTTCGCACGCGACGGTCGCAACGATTTAAAGATGGCCTTCAATGCCACGCTGGAGGTGAAGTGCTCGCGCGAGCTGAAGATCTCCGGCGGGATCGGCTCGTGTGTGTCGCTGAATGTGAAGAGCCCGTCGGTGTCGGATGTGGAGATCGGCATGGGCAACACGGTGCAGTGGAAGCTGTGCACGCTGAATCCCAGCTCCACGGTGGCCTACTTCTTCGAGGTGGTCAACCAGCATGCAGCCCCCATTCCGCAGGGCGGGCGTGGCTGCATCCAGTTCATTACACAGTACCAGCACCCAAGTGGACAGAGGCGAATCAGGGTCACCACACTGGCTAGGAA CTGGGCAGATGCCACCTCGAATGTGCACCACATCAGCGCCGGCTTTGACCAGGAGGCTGCCGCCGTGCTGATGGCCCGCATGGTCGTCTATCGTGCGGAGACGGACGAAGGACCAGATATTCTGCGCTGGGTCGATCGTCAGTTGATTCGCCTG TGCCAAAAGTTCGGCGAGTACTCTAAGGACGATCCGAACAGCTTCCGGCTGTCGCAGAACTTCAGTCTGTTCCCGCAATTCATGTACCACCTGCGCCGCTCGCAGTTCCTGCAGGTCTTTAACAACTCGCCCGACGAGACCACATTCTACCGACACATGCTGATGCGCGAGGACCTCACCCAATCGCTGATCATGATCCAGCCGATCCTCTACAGTTACTCATTCAACGGCCCCCCAGAGCCGGTGCTCCTTGATACGGCTTCGATCCAGGCGGATCGCATCCTGCTGATGGACACGTTCTTCCAGATCCTGATCTATCACGGCGAGACGATTGCCCAGTGGCGGGCCCTCAAGTACCAGGACATGCCCGAGTACGAAAACTTTAAGCAGCTGCTCCAAGCTCCTGTGGATGACGCCCAGGAGATCCTCCAGACACGCTTCCCCATGCCCCGCTACATCGACACGGAGCACGGTGGATCCCAGGCACGCTTCTTGCTCTCCAAGGTCAATCCTTCCCAGACGCACAACAACATGTATGCCTACGGACAG GATGGCGGAGCTCCGGTCCTCACGGATGATGTCTCGCTGCAGCTGTTTATGGAGCACCTTAAGAAGCTGGCCGTGTCCACTACCACATAA
- the Sec23 gene encoding protein transport protein Sec23A isoform X1, translated as MTTYEEFIQQNEDRDGVRLTWNVWPSSRIEASRLVVPLACLYQPLKERPDLPPIQYEPVLCTRSNCRAILNPLCQVDYRAKLWVCNFCFQRNPFPPQYAAISEQHQPAELIPGFSTIEYTITRAPTMPPVFIFLVDTCMDEEELDALKDSLQMSLSLLPPNALVGLITFGKMIQVHELGAEGCSKSYVFRGTKDLTAKQVQDMLGIGRGAAPGPQQQLPGQPAGAAAPVPPAHRFLQPIGQCDAALGDLLSELQRDPWPVPQGKRYLRSTGAALSIAVGLLECTYPNTGGRIMTFVGGPCSQGPGQVVDDELKHPIRSHHDIHKDNVRFMKKAIKHFDALALRAATNGHSVDIYSCALDQTGLLEMKQLCNSTGGHMVMGDSFNSSLFKQTFQRVFARDGRNDLKMAFNATLEVKCSRELKISGGIGSCVSLNVKSPSVSDVEIGMGNTVQWKLCTLNPSSTVAYFFEVVNQHAAPIPQGGRGCIQFITQYQHPSGQRRIRVTTLARNWADATSNVHHISAGFDQEAAAVLMARMVVYRAETDEGPDILRWVDRQLIRLCQKFGEYSKDDPNSFRLSQNFSLFPQFMYHLRRSQFLQVFNNSPDETTFYRHMLMREDLTQSLIMIQPILYSYSFNGPPEPVLLDTASIQADRILLMDTFFQILIYHGETIAQWRALKYQDMPEYENFKQLLQAPVDDAQEILQTRFPMPRYIDTEHGGSQARFLLSKVNPSQTHNNMYAYGQAPIGQVTDGGAPVLTDDVSLQLFMEHLKKLAVSTTT; from the exons ATGACCACCTACGAGGAGTTCATCCAGCAGAACGAGGACCGCGACGGGGTGCGTCTGACGTGGAATGTGTGGCCCTCGAGTCGCATCGAAGCCAGTCGACTGGTCGTGCCCCTCGCCTGTCTCTACCAGCCGCTGAAGGAGCGCCCCGACCTGCCGCCCATCCAGTATGAGCCGGTCCTCTGCACCCGCAGCAATTGTAGGGCCATCCTGAATCCCCTGTGCCAGGTTGACTACCGGGCCAAGTTGTGGGTCTGCAACTTCTGCTTCCAGCGCAATCCG TTCCCCCCCCAATATGCGGCCATTTCCGAGCAGCACCAGCCGGCGGAGCTGATTCCGGGATTCAGTACCATTGAGTACACCATTACCCGGGCTCCCACCATGCCGCCCGTCTTCATTTTCCTGGTGGACACCTGCAtggacgaggaggagctggacgCCCTGAAGGACTCGCTGCAAATGTCGCTGAGCTTGCTGCCGCCCAACGCTCTCGTGGGCCTGATAACGTTCGGCAAGATGATTCAGGTGCACGAGCTGGGCGCCGAGGGCTGCTCCAAGAGCTATGTGTTCCGCGGCACCAAGGACCTGACCGCCAAGCAGGTCCAGGACATGCTCGGAATCGGGCGCGGTGCGGCTCCGGgaccgcagcagcagctgcctgGGCAGCCGGCTGGAGCTGCGGCCCCCGTGCCGCCCGCCCATCGCTTCCTGCAGCCGATCGGCCAGTGCGACGCGGCTCTGGGCGATCTGCTCAGCGAGCTGCAGCGCGACCCTTGGCCGGTGCCGCAGGGCAAGCGCTACCTGCGCTCCACGGGCGCCGCCCTGTCGATTGCGGTGGGTCTGCTGGAGTGCACCTACCCGAACACGGGAGGTCGCATCATGACATTCGTGGGTGGCCCTTGCTCCCAGGGCCCCGGCCAGGTGGTTGACGACGAGCTGAAGCACCCGATCCGTTCGCACCACGACATCCACAAGGACAACGTGCGGTTCATGAAGAAGGCCATCAAGCACTTCGATGCCTTGGCCCTGAGGGCGGCCACCAATGGACATAGCGTCGACATATACTCGTGTGCCCTGGATCAAACCGGCCTTCTGGAGATGAAGCAGCTGTGCAACTCCACTGGCGGCCACATGGTGATGGGAGACTCCTTCAACTCGTCGCTCTTCAAGCAGACATTCCAACGCGTGTTCGCACGCGACGGTCGCAACGATTTAAAGATGGCCTTCAATGCCACGCTGGAGGTGAAGTGCTCGCGCGAGCTGAAGATCTCCGGCGGGATCGGCTCGTGTGTGTCGCTGAATGTGAAGAGCCCGTCGGTGTCGGATGTGGAGATCGGCATGGGCAACACGGTGCAGTGGAAGCTGTGCACGCTGAATCCCAGCTCCACGGTGGCCTACTTCTTCGAGGTGGTCAACCAGCATGCAGCCCCCATTCCGCAGGGCGGGCGTGGCTGCATCCAGTTCATTACACAGTACCAGCACCCAAGTGGACAGAGGCGAATCAGGGTCACCACACTGGCTAGGAA CTGGGCAGATGCCACCTCGAATGTGCACCACATCAGCGCCGGCTTTGACCAGGAGGCTGCCGCCGTGCTGATGGCCCGCATGGTCGTCTATCGTGCGGAGACGGACGAAGGACCAGATATTCTGCGCTGGGTCGATCGTCAGTTGATTCGCCTG TGCCAAAAGTTCGGCGAGTACTCTAAGGACGATCCGAACAGCTTCCGGCTGTCGCAGAACTTCAGTCTGTTCCCGCAATTCATGTACCACCTGCGCCGCTCGCAGTTCCTGCAGGTCTTTAACAACTCGCCCGACGAGACCACATTCTACCGACACATGCTGATGCGCGAGGACCTCACCCAATCGCTGATCATGATCCAGCCGATCCTCTACAGTTACTCATTCAACGGCCCCCCAGAGCCGGTGCTCCTTGATACGGCTTCGATCCAGGCGGATCGCATCCTGCTGATGGACACGTTCTTCCAGATCCTGATCTATCACGGCGAGACGATTGCCCAGTGGCGGGCCCTCAAGTACCAGGACATGCCCGAGTACGAAAACTTTAAGCAGCTGCTCCAAGCTCCTGTGGATGACGCCCAGGAGATCCTCCAGACACGCTTCCCCATGCCCCGCTACATCGACACGGAGCACGGTGGATCCCAGGCACGCTTCTTGCTCTCCAAGGTCAATCCTTCCCAGACGCACAACAACATGTATGCCTACGGACAG GCGCCAATTGGTCAAGTCACG GATGGCGGAGCTCCGGTCCTCACGGATGATGTCTCGCTGCAGCTGTTTATGGAGCACCTTAAGAAGCTGGCCGTGTCCACTACCACATAA